The DNA window CTTCGCAGATGATAGCTATGTAGAACAAAAGATTCGAGCGGAAAAAGAAGCACAAGTAGATGCTTATTACAAATCGATCGAACATGCAAAAAATGATTTGTTGAGTCAAAAAGAGGACTTTGTATATGACTTAAAGAATGTCGAAACAGGAGAACATTTTACAAACGGAGAAATGAATTCAAAAAACGCATTTAAAAAAGAATATTCGAGTAAATATGGCTACTTAAAAGAACGCACTGTCTATCAACAAGTGGACGATAGCTGGCTAGTCAGTGATACAATGGGAAATCCATTTGCACGTTTTGAAGGGACAATAGCGATTCCAGAATCTAGTATTTTAAATGGACCTAGAGCTCATGAGTATAAATACTTTTTATCAAACCAACGCAAGTTTTACAGTGTACTTTTCGTAGGAATTTTAGCAACGGTTGCATTTACTTTATTGTGGAGAAAAAATAACGAAACTTTTCGAAATAAAAGTAGGGAAGAAAAATATCGCAAGTTGCCAATTGATCTAAAATTAGCATTTTTCCTTTTAAGTATTTTGTTGACCATTACTACCACTTCGTTTTTGGGAGAATTTGTGATATCTAATGACTATGATATGCAAATAATTACATTTATTTTTGCAGTTGTTTTTACAGGACTCACATTGTATCAATGGAAGTGGATGCGTGCTGGACTTGGTACTGTAGATTGGAAACGTAGTCTTATTTATAGCTGGGGAAAATCATTAGAAGGACTTTTCTTAAAACGATCTATCGGAATTCAAACGTTACTCATGTTAATCGTCGTGTTTTTCTGGGGAGCTGGAACGTTGCTTGTGCTCATGCAACCGATAGCATTAATCATCTGGATACCAGCGACTTTATTTATAGGCGTTCCCGTACTGGTTGTATCATTATCCAGAATGGCTTACTTGAACCGCCTTATAGCGAAAACAGAGGAGATGGCAAAAGGCGTTATTGGAAGTGAGATTGACGTAAGAGGAAAGTCACCAATTGCTCAGCATGCCACAAATTTGAATGAGCTTCGTGATCGAATAAAATCTTCTCATTCCGAACAAGCAAAAAGTGAAAGGCTAAAAACAGAGCTAATCACCAATGTAAGTCATGATTTGCGGACACCATTAACTTCTATTATTACGTATACTGATTTATTAAAAAATCCAAGTATAACGGATGAAGAGCGAGCGTCCTATATTGCCATTTTGGATAAAAAATCGATGCGTTTGAAAACGTTAATAGAAGATTTGTTTGAAGTATCAAAAATGGCTTCAGGCAATATAGAATTAGATAGGCGAAAAGTTGATTTAACGCAGTTATTGCAGCAAGCGATAGCCGAGCATCAAGAAGACATTAATAAATCGGGGTTAGAATACCGTGTCGTCATCGGTACAAAACCAATTATGTCCTATGTAGACGGACAAAAATGGTGGCGAGTACTGGATAACTTAATTATCAACACATTAAAGTATGCACTTCCAAATACACGAGTGTATATCAATTTGGATCAGGTCGACGGAGAAGCCGTTTTCGTTATTAAAAATATTGCGAAGTATGAATTAGGCAATGATGTCAATGAATTAACGGAGCGATTTAAACGAGCAGACACATCGCGCCATACAGACGGTTCTGGCCTAGGCCTTGCCATTGCCCAATCCATTGTCGATTTACACGGAGGCAGCTTGAAGATGGAAGTAGACGGTGATTTATTTAAAGTAACTGTGAAAATAACAGTGATTTAACATTAAAAACTTCGGAAGAGACTTTCCGAAGTTTTTTTGCATGCTATAATTTAATGAAAAAGGGGTTTTGGAATAATGGAAACACTAAGTCAATTAAACTTTGCACGAGTTTACACATTGGGTAAAGTGAAACAAAGTAAAGAAACTGCTTACGACATAAAGCCAAGTGGATTTAACAATACGATTCGATGGAACACGGGACATCTATTTGCGACAATGGAAACTCTTACGAAACGAGCAATTCCGTCGTATGAGCCCATGCATCCAGAGTGGTTTCCTCTATTTGTTCCTGGTACAAGCCCAGGTAGCTGGGAAGTAGAACCCCCAACAATGGATGAATTGGTACGTGCATTAGAGGAGCAACCTGAACGAATTAAAGCGGTACTCAAAGATAATCTGCAAAATAGCTTAACAGAACCAATGGCAATCGGTAAATTTCATCAAATGGAAACAGTAGAGGCTATTGTGCAATTCATGGTTTGGCACGAAGGCATTCATGCTGGAATCATTCATGCATTAAATCGTGCTACAGCAGAATAAATAATGAAGATTTATATTGTCGGATCGGTGGGGAGTGGCAAAACAACGCTTGCTCGAAAAGTAGCAAGTAAACTGGAGGTACCACACTTTGAAACCGATAACTTCGTATGGACCAGAAATCCAGTAGGTGCCGATATTCGTAATGAGATGGAAGTGCGCAATCAGTTGTTACAAGATGCTATCGCATTAGATAGTTGGGTCATAGAAGGTGTGCATATCGATTGGACAGACGCCGGATTGGAAAAAGCAGGTCACATTATTTTTTTAGACATTCCTATTAGGAAGCGATCAAAGCGGATAGTCATGCGGTATTTTCGGCAGCTCCTGAAAATAGAAAAAGCTAACTATCGACCAACATTTCCTATTTTTTGCCGAATGTTCAAATGGAATAAATATTTTGAAGAGCAAATGAAGCCGGAATTTCTAAAGAAGTTCAAGAAATACCCCCATAAAGTGCATCATTTTATTAGCCCTGAAGAAATTGAAGAATGGTTACATGATATGAGAAAAGGGGCTGTCCAATAAACTCATAAATTGAAGCAGGTGTAGAAAAACGAGTCTTTTTCTACACCTGTTTTTTGTATACTTTTTATAAAACTACTATTTTTTCTAGGCAATTGATTGTAGTGGAAGACAGCTACTCCAGCGGGAATAGCAGATGTTTTCTGCACCGAAAGCGAAGCGGCAGGTGCATGAGCTGAAGGACCCGTCGGAGCGAAAGCGACATGCCCGCGGAAAGCGTCCGTCTGGAACGGCAATCAATACATTGGAAAAGGGGACCATCTCTCAGTCACTATATGACTTTGAAGTGACCCCTAAAAGTTAGACAAGGTTACTTCAAGCCTCATAAAAAAAGAGATTTCCTAGTGAATAGGTTATCTCTTCTTCTTTTTCAATGTTTCCATTTCGTGTACGAGATAATCCAGCTTACTTTGTATCTGCTTCATTTGTTGTTGCTGTTCTAACCCTGCTTGTTTGTCTTTCTGCTCTGCACGAGCCGCTTCAGATAATGCAATACCTTCACCGAGCGTGCCAATAATGTATCCAAATGTAACAATGACAGAGCCAATGAATCCGATGGTATCGCTCAAGTTAGGCGGCAGCTCGTTATTTGGATCTTCCGGTATCATGAACACAAACATCCTTTACTCCGTCTTTTCATTAGCATATGATGAACTGCTCATATAGGTTATTTTTTGGACGGAACCAATTGATGCTGGAATGCATAAATAACAGCTTGTGTGCGGTCGCTCACTTCCAGTTTGGATAATATGTTGCTGACATGTGTTTTAGCTGTTTTCAGAGCGATGAAAAGAGTGTCCGCTATATCTTGATTTGTTTTGCCTCCTGCCATAAGAAGTAACACTTCTAGCTCTCGCTCCGTTAAGTCTTCGTGCAGAGAGTGATTAGATCCTTGTCGCATGCGCTTCATCATTTTATTCGTCACTTCAGGCTCTAAAACTGCATCCCCATTTAATGTTTTACGAATGGATTCCGCAATATGAGAGGCTTTGGATGTTTTCAATAAATAACTTATTGCTCCTGCTTCTAATGCAGGATATACCTTATCATCGTCAATAAAGCTCGTCACAACCATCACTTTAGCTTCGGGCCACTTTTGCACGATTTCACGTGTTGCCTCCGCACCATTCATAATCGGCATGACCATATCCATTAAAATAATATCTGGCTTAAGTTCGAGTGCAAGGCTCACGGCTTCCCGTCCATTCACCGCCTCCGCAACTACTTCCATATCAGGTTGTGCTTGTAAATAAGCAGACACGCCAATGCGTACCATTTCATGGTCATCTGCTAATAAAATACGTATCATTCCCTGCATCTCCATTCTTCTTCTACTTTCCTAAGCGATAGCTGCTCGAGGTCACTTTGGTGGCTCAGTAGCTTCCTCCTCGGTAATTGCTTTCTGCACTACGGATAGTGATTGCTTTTCAACGCTAAGTGGCTGAACATGCTCTTTCTCAATCGGCAGCTTCACTTCGACGATTGTTCCTTGTGAAGGGACAGATACTACTTTACAGATAGCACCAATTTCAACTGCTCTTTCCCGTACACTTTGAATGCCATAGGAGCCATTTTTTCCTTCGCCCATTTCAAATCCAACGCCATTATCTTGCACACGGAAGATGGCTAAGCCATCACGTTCTACAAATAATAAATCCACCTCTGTAGCTTTAGAATGGCGCAACGTATTCGACAACGTTTCCTGTGCGATACGGAATAAATGATCCTCGGCGCCCTTCGACAGAGAAACTTCCTCTAATCGGTAACGGATTGTGAAAAAGACCTTTTCTTGTAGTTCTACTAGTAATTCTTCTAGTCCTTCTTTTAGTGTCTTATCGTGCAGGGCTGCTGGTCGTAGGTGGAGGAGCAATGCGCGCATTTCAAGCTGCGCCTGCTGAACGATTTTTTCTGTTTGCATTAAGGTTTTCGGAGCTTTTCCATTTTGGGCTTCTTCGATTTCGACCATCGTGGAAAGGAGCATAGATGCTGCAAATAATTGTTGTGAAACGGAATCATGAAGCTCTCTTGCTAATCGTTGACGCTCTTGGACGATTCTTTCTTGAATAATCTTATCTTGAGCTTCCGCTTTTTCGTTCGTAATTCGTTGCAATGTTTTTCGTTGGGTCAAAATGAGTTGCTCTAATTGATTGGCAGTGACATGCATTCGCTTCGAATACGTATATTTTTTTTTGTTTGGTACGAATGTTTCTGCATCTAGTAAAGGTCTTAAACTCTTTTCAATTTTCTTTTCCTGATCGCGAACCTTCTGTAGTGTATTTGAGGAAAAGCTAAAACTTATAAATGCCAATACAATAATGACCCATGCACCAAAAGGAATTTGAGCATATTTCATTTCAAGTAATGACCACCATGCTTCCTCGTTTGGCCATCCCCAAATGGCGTACAACAGTAAGGTTGCAAGTATTAATAAAATAATAAAAATCGAGAAACCTTGCCCTAGGAATATCTTCATTTACGAATCACCTCGATATCTCCAATCCATGTAGAAACGGAAATTACTAGCTCAGAAGCATAGTTTACATCCTCTAAATAGCCATCCTTTAATAAGACAGATTGATTCCATAAACGTTGAATCCCTCGACCTAAAATATTCGCTTCTCCTAAAATTGTTGCATAATGGAGTCTGACAGGAATTTCATATGGGACATAAATGACTACTTTTCCAAGGGACTGACGGATAGAAATAAGCGATGTACCTTTTGGCAAAACGGTTTCTGTCACATCAATTACAAACTCGCCATAAAAGCTTTGTACGTGAATATCTTGCCATTCATACGCTTGAAACGGAGTCGTTTGTGCAGAAAATAACTTATTTTGAATAATACTATTTGGTGTTTCTTCATAAACAGCCCCAAATGGTCTAATCACCTGAGAGATAGGCTCGTTTTTCCAAAGCTTATGAAGGGCGTACAGCATAATCGCTATTAAAAATAAACGTAAGCTCCACATAGAAAAAATAGCGATAAGGAGCAAAATAAAACCAGCCCAAAATAAAAAACGTCTTTGCTTGCGCAAACTAAAGTACATCATCCCGATGCCAAGAAGAACTAATACTATATTGCCATTACCAAAAACGGTTGCTTCTATAAACATAAGGAAAACAAAGCAAATGAGAACAAAGGCTAACTTGTTTGTTTGGTTTTCTTTCATATGAAGTAATCCTCCTTCTTCGCATTAAGATGATTGAAAGAGAAGGCGAGTACCTTCTCTCGACTATACTTATTAGTTTACACAATTTCAGACTTCGGTTGTTCGTTTTTTTCTAACATTTCTAATCTTTGTTCCATAGAAGTTACTTCATGCTCTTTTTCAATTTTTTGTCCAAGGCGATCGATGTATTGTTCCATCTCTTGAAATGTACCAAAGTTTTTTTGCTTTTGCTCAGGTTGCAGTATTTTGTCCATTTGATGATGTGCACGTGTTACATTTTCTTTTCCCATCAACTGTAATTGACGTACTTTCATATCTTTCACTTTATGCTTCATTTCTTCGTATTTACGTTCTAAGCCGAAAAGCTCCTCCATCGTTTGGTGAATGCTATTTTGTAAAACGCTTGCTCGCTCGTTATAGGCATTCACTTCTGCTTGTGCAAAAAGGATTAAATCTTCTTCACCGCTTGCAGTTGCAAGTTCTACTTGATGCTGACGTTTTTCAACCATTTGTAATGTTTCAGCTAGCTCTTTTTCAAGTT is part of the Psychrobacillus sp. FSL H8-0483 genome and encodes:
- a CDS encoding PspA/IM30 family protein, with product MSLLKRLKYSIEADLHKLFDKKEEKNPITMLNQYIREAEKQTEQTGKWLERQGKLKQELEKELAETLQMVEKRQHQVELATASGEEDLILFAQAEVNAYNERASVLQNSIHQTMEELFGLERKYEEMKHKVKDMKVRQLQLMGKENVTRAHHQMDKILQPEQKQKNFGTFQEMEQYIDRLGQKIEKEHEVTSMEQRLEMLEKNEQPKSEIV
- the liaF gene encoding cell wall-active antibiotics response protein LiaF, translating into MKENQTNKLAFVLICFVFLMFIEATVFGNGNIVLVLLGIGMMYFSLRKQRRFLFWAGFILLLIAIFSMWSLRLFLIAIMLYALHKLWKNEPISQVIRPFGAVYEETPNSIIQNKLFSAQTTPFQAYEWQDIHVQSFYGEFVIDVTETVLPKGTSLISIRQSLGKVVIYVPYEIPVRLHYATILGEANILGRGIQRLWNQSVLLKDGYLEDVNYASELVISVSTWIGDIEVIRK
- a CDS encoding histidine kinase dimerization/phospho-acceptor domain-containing protein, with protein sequence MKHSIGRNILLSALAVITLLSLFTLIKQGRNFIGTSYFDSDAFGWQLSEFESSIVPVVLAVPDKEEVKKKITVTPAEIEEYRYRYGDLQSQLDSIMNQYLSGTGEVTTEAAIAERDKKLADITKNFADDSYVEQKIRAEKEAQVDAYYKSIEHAKNDLLSQKEDFVYDLKNVETGEHFTNGEMNSKNAFKKEYSSKYGYLKERTVYQQVDDSWLVSDTMGNPFARFEGTIAIPESSILNGPRAHEYKYFLSNQRKFYSVLFVGILATVAFTLLWRKNNETFRNKSREEKYRKLPIDLKLAFFLLSILLTITTTSFLGEFVISNDYDMQIITFIFAVVFTGLTLYQWKWMRAGLGTVDWKRSLIYSWGKSLEGLFLKRSIGIQTLLMLIVVFFWGAGTLLVLMQPIALIIWIPATLFIGVPVLVVSLSRMAYLNRLIAKTEEMAKGVIGSEIDVRGKSPIAQHATNLNELRDRIKSSHSEQAKSERLKTELITNVSHDLRTPLTSIITYTDLLKNPSITDEERASYIAILDKKSMRLKTLIEDLFEVSKMASGNIELDRRKVDLTQLLQQAIAEHQEDINKSGLEYRVVIGTKPIMSYVDGQKWWRVLDNLIINTLKYALPNTRVYINLDQVDGEAVFVIKNIAKYELGNDVNELTERFKRADTSRHTDGSGLGLAIAQSIVDLHGGSLKMEVDGDLFKVTVKITVI
- a CDS encoding response regulator transcription factor — protein: MIRILLADDHEMVRIGVSAYLQAQPDMEVVAEAVNGREAVSLALELKPDIILMDMVMPIMNGAEATREIVQKWPEAKVMVVTSFIDDDKVYPALEAGAISYLLKTSKASHIAESIRKTLNGDAVLEPEVTNKMMKRMRQGSNHSLHEDLTERELEVLLLMAGGKTNQDIADTLFIALKTAKTHVSNILSKLEVSDRTQAVIYAFQHQLVPSKK
- a CDS encoding sensor histidine kinase, translated to MKIFLGQGFSIFIILLILATLLLYAIWGWPNEEAWWSLLEMKYAQIPFGAWVIIVLAFISFSFSSNTLQKVRDQEKKIEKSLRPLLDAETFVPNKKKYTYSKRMHVTANQLEQLILTQRKTLQRITNEKAEAQDKIIQERIVQERQRLARELHDSVSQQLFAASMLLSTMVEIEEAQNGKAPKTLMQTEKIVQQAQLEMRALLLHLRPAALHDKTLKEGLEELLVELQEKVFFTIRYRLEEVSLSKGAEDHLFRIAQETLSNTLRHSKATEVDLLFVERDGLAIFRVQDNGVGFEMGEGKNGSYGIQSVRERAVEIGAICKVVSVPSQGTIVEVKLPIEKEHVQPLSVEKQSLSVVQKAITEEEATEPPK
- a CDS encoding DinB family protein; its protein translation is METLSQLNFARVYTLGKVKQSKETAYDIKPSGFNNTIRWNTGHLFATMETLTKRAIPSYEPMHPEWFPLFVPGTSPGSWEVEPPTMDELVRALEEQPERIKAVLKDNLQNSLTEPMAIGKFHQMETVEAIVQFMVWHEGIHAGIIHALNRATAE
- a CDS encoding DNA topology modulation protein FlaR — translated: MKIYIVGSVGSGKTTLARKVASKLEVPHFETDNFVWTRNPVGADIRNEMEVRNQLLQDAIALDSWVIEGVHIDWTDAGLEKAGHIIFLDIPIRKRSKRIVMRYFRQLLKIEKANYRPTFPIFCRMFKWNKYFEEQMKPEFLKKFKKYPHKVHHFISPEEIEEWLHDMRKGAVQ